One window from the genome of Apus apus isolate bApuApu2 chromosome 12, bApuApu2.pri.cur, whole genome shotgun sequence encodes:
- the DRP2 gene encoding dystrophin-related protein 2 isoform X3: MQPLVMQEWPCVLPPCPEWHVTHQVQHSTAHPLPQVEASQHGAGPSCVTPQAPSSAAGPQAPLEMNLCWNEIKKKSHSLRARLEAFSDHSGKLQVPLEEIIDWLGQKDEELSAQLPLRGDVLLVQQEKETHTAFMEEVKSRGPYIYSVLESAQAFLSQHPFEELEEPASESKDVSPRHRIQNISRFVWKQANVASELWEKLTARCVDQHRHIERTLEQLLEIKGAMEELSMTLDQAESVRETWEPIGDLFIDSLPEHIQSTKLFKEELSPMKDGVKVVNDLAHQLAISDVHLSMENSRMLEQINTRWKQLQASINERLKQLQDAHRDFGPGSQHFLSSSVQVPWERAISPNKVPYYINHQAQTTCWDHPKMTELYQTLADLNNIKFSAYRTAMKLRRVQKALRLDMVTLATALEIFNEHDLQPSERAMDVVEVIHCLTALYERLEEERGILVNVPLCVDMSLNWLLNVFDSGRSGKMRALSFKTGIACLCGTEVKEKFQYLFSQVANAGGLCDQRHLGVLLHEAIQVPRQLGEVAAFGGSNVEPSIRSCFRFSNGKSAIEVSQFLEWANLEPQSMVWLAVLHRVTMAEQVKHQTKCSVCRQCPIKGFRYRSLKQFNVDICQTCFLTGRASKGNKLHYPIMEYYTPTTSSENMRDFATTLKNKFRSKQYFSKHPQRGYLPVQSILEADFSEIPASSPMLPHADTHSRIEHFASRLAEMESQNCSFFNDSLSPDDSLDEDQYLLRHSSPITDREPGGSQHIPGSLSTDDKGELEQILAHLEDENRILQGELRRLKWQHDEAVESPTLATGSPESVQDPHNDELLAEARILRQHKSRLETRMQILEDHNKQLESQLHRLRELLLQPPAESDGNSSAASSLASSPHQSEGSQAKEREHSTPDTKAADEVEAKTQEVSVCLEDIMEKLRSAFPNSRGTRVKSPSLASYCSLR, translated from the exons ATGCAGCCCCTGGTGATGCAGGAATGGCCCTGTGTTCTCCCGCCATGTCCTGAGTGGCATGTCACACACCaggtgcagcacagcactgcccaCCCGCTGCCTCAG GTTGAAGCCTCACAGCATGGTGCAGGACCTTCGTGTGTAACCCCCCAggctcccagcagtgctgctgggccCCAGGCCCCTCTGGAGATGAATCTTTGCTGGAAtgagataaaaaagaaatcccacAGCCTTCG GGCTCGGCTTGAGGCCTTTTCCGACCACAGTGGGAAGCTGCAGGTGCCTCTGGAGGAGATCATAGACTGGCTGGGGCAGAAGGATGAGGAGCTGTCCGCACAGCTGCCTCTGCGGGGCGATGTCCTCCTggtgcagcaggaaaaggagacGCACACG GCTTTCATGGAAGAAGTGAAGTCTCGAGGACCATACATTTACTCTGTCCTGGAGTCAGCACAGGCTTTCCTCTCCCAGCATCCATTTGAAGAATTAGAAGAACCAGCTTCAGAAAGCAAAG ATGTCTCTCCCCGGCACCGGATCCAAAACATCAGCCGCTTTGTCTGGAAGCAGGCGAACGTGGCCAGTGAGCTGTGGGAGAAGCTCACAGCCCGCTGTGTGGACCAGCACCGGCACATCGAACGgacactggagcagctgctggagattAAAGGGGCCATGGAGGAGCTCAGCATGACACTGGACCAGGCTGAAAGCGTGCGTGAAACCTGGGAACCCATTGGGGACCTGTTCATTGACTCCTTGCCAGAGCACATCCAGTCAACCAAG CTGTTCAAAGAGGAGCTCTCCCCCATGAAGGATGGGGTGAAAGTGGTCAATGATCTTGCACACCAGCTGGCCATCTCAGATGTCCACCTGTCCATGGAGAACTCCCGTATGCTGGAGCAGATCAACACACgctggaagcagctgcag GCCTCCATAAATGAACGTCTGAAGCAGCTCCAAGATGCCCACCGGGACTTTGGACCAGGCTCCCAGCACTTCCTCTCCT CCTCTGTGCAGGTCCCCTGGGAACGAGCCATTTCCCCCAACAAAGTGCCCTACTACATCAA ccACCAGGCCCAGACAACATGCTGGGATCACCCAAAGATGACAGAGCTGTACCAGACGCTGG CTGACTTAAACAACATCAAGTTCTCAGCGTATCGAACAGCTATGAAACTACGACGGGTGCAAAAAGCCCTGAGAT TGGACATGGTGACCCTGGCCACAGCCTTGGAAATCTTCAATGAGCACGACCTGCAGCCCAGCGAGCGGGCCATGGATGTGGTGGAAGTGATCCACTGCCTGACTGCCCTCTAcgagaggctggaggaggagcgAGGCATCCTGGTGAACGTGCCGCTCTGCGTGGACATGAGCCTCAACTGGCTGCTGAATGTCTTTGACAG CGGCCGCAGCGGGAAGATGAGGGCTCTCTCCTTCAAGACGGGCATTGCGTGTTTGTGTGGGACAGAGGTCAAGGAGAAGTTTCAGT ATCTCTTCAGCCAAGTGGCAAACGCTGGGGGACTGTGTGACCAGCGGCACCTCGGCGTCCTGCTCCACGAGGCCATCCAGGTGCCACGCCAGCTGGGGGAGGTGGCAGCTTTCGGGGGCAGCAACGTGGAGCCCAGCATTCGCAGCTGCTTCCGCTTC agcAACGGGAAGTCTGCCATCGAGGTGTCCCAGTTCCTGGAGTGGGCCAACCTGGAGCCACAGTCCATGGTGTGGCTCGCCGTGCTGCACCGGGTGACCATGGCTGAGCAGGTGAAGCACCAGACCAAGTGCTCAGTCTGCCGGCAGTGCCCCATCAAGGGCTTCAG GTATCGGAGCTTGAAGCAGTTCAATGTGGACATCTGCCAGACCTGCTTCCTCACTGGGAGAGCCAGCAAGGGCAACAAGCTGCACTACCCCATCATGGAGTACTACACCCCG ACCACATCTAGTGAGAACATGAGAGACTTTGCCACCACGCTGAAGAACAAGTTCCGGTCCAAGCAGTACTTCAGCAAGCACCCGCAGAGAGGTTACCTGCCTGTCCAGTCCATCCTTGAGGCTGACTTCTCCGAGAT ACCAGCCTCCTCCCCGATGTTACCACATGCTGACACCCACTCCCGGATCGAGCACTTTGCCAGCAG GCTTGCAGAGATGGAAAGCCAAAACTGTTCCTTCTTCAATGACAGCCTGTCCCCTGATGATAGCCT GGATGAGGACCAGTACCTGCTGCGCCATTCCAGCCCAATCACTGACAGAGAGCCCGGGGGCAGCCAGCACATTCCAGGAAGCCTCAGCACAGATGACAAGGGAGAGCTGGAGCAAATTCTGGCCCACTTAGAGGATGAAAATAG GATactccagggagagctgagaCGCTTGAAGTGGCAGCATGACGAGGCAGTTGAGTCTCCAACCTTGGCTACAGGCTCCCCTGAATCAGTGCAAGACCCACATAATGATGAGCTCCTGGCAGAAGCACGAATCCTCCGGCAGCACAAGAGCCGCCTGGAGACACGCATGCAGATCTTGGAGGACCACAACAAGCAGCTGGAGTCCCAGCTGCACcggctgagggagctgctgctgcag CCTCCGGCTGAGTCAGATGGCAACAGCTCAGCAGCCTCTTCCTTGGCTTCATCTCCACATCAGTCTGAAGGCAGCCAGGCAAAGGAGAGGGAGCACAGCACCCCAGACACCAAAGCTGCAG ATGAGGTGGAAGCCAAAACCCAGGAAGTCAGTGTGTGCCTGGAAGACATCATGGAGAAGCTGCGGAGCGCCTTCCCCAACTCTCGAGGTACTCGAGTGAAATCCCCCTCTCTGGCCTCTTACTGCTCCCTCAGATGA
- the DRP2 gene encoding dystrophin-related protein 2 isoform X5, whose protein sequence is MNLCWNEIKKKSHSLRARLEAFSDHSGKLQVPLEEIIDWLGQKDEELSAQLPLRGDVLLVQQEKETHTAFMEEVKSRGPYIYSVLESAQAFLSQHPFEELEEPASESKDVSPRHRIQNISRFVWKQANVASELWEKLTARCVDQHRHIERTLEQLLEIKGAMEELSMTLDQAESVRETWEPIGDLFIDSLPEHIQSTKLFKEELSPMKDGVKVVNDLAHQLAISDVHLSMENSRMLEQINTRWKQLQASINERLKQLQDAHRDFGPGSQHFLSSSVQVPWERAISPNKVPYYINHQAQTTCWDHPKMTELYQTLADLNNIKFSAYRTAMKLRRVQKALRLDMVTLATALEIFNEHDLQPSERAMDVVEVIHCLTALYERLEEERGILVNVPLCVDMSLNWLLNVFDSGRSGKMRALSFKTGIACLCGTEVKEKFQYLFSQVANAGGLCDQRHLGVLLHEAIQVPRQLGEVAAFGGSNVEPSIRSCFRFSNGKSAIEVSQFLEWANLEPQSMVWLAVLHRVTMAEQVKHQTKCSVCRQCPIKGFRYRSLKQFNVDICQTCFLTGRASKGNKLHYPIMEYYTPTTSSENMRDFATTLKNKFRSKQYFSKHPQRGYLPVQSILEADFSEIPASSPMLPHADTHSRIEHFASRLAEMESQNCSFFNDSLSPDDSLDEDQYLLRHSSPITDREPGGSQHIPGSLSTDDKGELEQILAHLEDENRILQGELRRLKWQHDEAVESPTLATGSPESVQDPHNDELLAEARILRQHKSRLETRMQILEDHNKQLESQLHRLRELLLQPPAESDGNSSAASSLASSPHQSEGSQAKEREHSTPDTKAADEVEAKTQEVSVCLEDIMEKLRSAFPNSRDPSPAKIEAPVTCQDGSDGASSPSCSWMALPRRDEDWVMCVWTVVYLPSWVWCWSFCYPAGLQPWSSSQPLA, encoded by the exons ATGAATCTTTGCTGGAAtgagataaaaaagaaatcccacAGCCTTCG GGCTCGGCTTGAGGCCTTTTCCGACCACAGTGGGAAGCTGCAGGTGCCTCTGGAGGAGATCATAGACTGGCTGGGGCAGAAGGATGAGGAGCTGTCCGCACAGCTGCCTCTGCGGGGCGATGTCCTCCTggtgcagcaggaaaaggagacGCACACG GCTTTCATGGAAGAAGTGAAGTCTCGAGGACCATACATTTACTCTGTCCTGGAGTCAGCACAGGCTTTCCTCTCCCAGCATCCATTTGAAGAATTAGAAGAACCAGCTTCAGAAAGCAAAG ATGTCTCTCCCCGGCACCGGATCCAAAACATCAGCCGCTTTGTCTGGAAGCAGGCGAACGTGGCCAGTGAGCTGTGGGAGAAGCTCACAGCCCGCTGTGTGGACCAGCACCGGCACATCGAACGgacactggagcagctgctggagattAAAGGGGCCATGGAGGAGCTCAGCATGACACTGGACCAGGCTGAAAGCGTGCGTGAAACCTGGGAACCCATTGGGGACCTGTTCATTGACTCCTTGCCAGAGCACATCCAGTCAACCAAG CTGTTCAAAGAGGAGCTCTCCCCCATGAAGGATGGGGTGAAAGTGGTCAATGATCTTGCACACCAGCTGGCCATCTCAGATGTCCACCTGTCCATGGAGAACTCCCGTATGCTGGAGCAGATCAACACACgctggaagcagctgcag GCCTCCATAAATGAACGTCTGAAGCAGCTCCAAGATGCCCACCGGGACTTTGGACCAGGCTCCCAGCACTTCCTCTCCT CCTCTGTGCAGGTCCCCTGGGAACGAGCCATTTCCCCCAACAAAGTGCCCTACTACATCAA ccACCAGGCCCAGACAACATGCTGGGATCACCCAAAGATGACAGAGCTGTACCAGACGCTGG CTGACTTAAACAACATCAAGTTCTCAGCGTATCGAACAGCTATGAAACTACGACGGGTGCAAAAAGCCCTGAGAT TGGACATGGTGACCCTGGCCACAGCCTTGGAAATCTTCAATGAGCACGACCTGCAGCCCAGCGAGCGGGCCATGGATGTGGTGGAAGTGATCCACTGCCTGACTGCCCTCTAcgagaggctggaggaggagcgAGGCATCCTGGTGAACGTGCCGCTCTGCGTGGACATGAGCCTCAACTGGCTGCTGAATGTCTTTGACAG CGGCCGCAGCGGGAAGATGAGGGCTCTCTCCTTCAAGACGGGCATTGCGTGTTTGTGTGGGACAGAGGTCAAGGAGAAGTTTCAGT ATCTCTTCAGCCAAGTGGCAAACGCTGGGGGACTGTGTGACCAGCGGCACCTCGGCGTCCTGCTCCACGAGGCCATCCAGGTGCCACGCCAGCTGGGGGAGGTGGCAGCTTTCGGGGGCAGCAACGTGGAGCCCAGCATTCGCAGCTGCTTCCGCTTC agcAACGGGAAGTCTGCCATCGAGGTGTCCCAGTTCCTGGAGTGGGCCAACCTGGAGCCACAGTCCATGGTGTGGCTCGCCGTGCTGCACCGGGTGACCATGGCTGAGCAGGTGAAGCACCAGACCAAGTGCTCAGTCTGCCGGCAGTGCCCCATCAAGGGCTTCAG GTATCGGAGCTTGAAGCAGTTCAATGTGGACATCTGCCAGACCTGCTTCCTCACTGGGAGAGCCAGCAAGGGCAACAAGCTGCACTACCCCATCATGGAGTACTACACCCCG ACCACATCTAGTGAGAACATGAGAGACTTTGCCACCACGCTGAAGAACAAGTTCCGGTCCAAGCAGTACTTCAGCAAGCACCCGCAGAGAGGTTACCTGCCTGTCCAGTCCATCCTTGAGGCTGACTTCTCCGAGAT ACCAGCCTCCTCCCCGATGTTACCACATGCTGACACCCACTCCCGGATCGAGCACTTTGCCAGCAG GCTTGCAGAGATGGAAAGCCAAAACTGTTCCTTCTTCAATGACAGCCTGTCCCCTGATGATAGCCT GGATGAGGACCAGTACCTGCTGCGCCATTCCAGCCCAATCACTGACAGAGAGCCCGGGGGCAGCCAGCACATTCCAGGAAGCCTCAGCACAGATGACAAGGGAGAGCTGGAGCAAATTCTGGCCCACTTAGAGGATGAAAATAG GATactccagggagagctgagaCGCTTGAAGTGGCAGCATGACGAGGCAGTTGAGTCTCCAACCTTGGCTACAGGCTCCCCTGAATCAGTGCAAGACCCACATAATGATGAGCTCCTGGCAGAAGCACGAATCCTCCGGCAGCACAAGAGCCGCCTGGAGACACGCATGCAGATCTTGGAGGACCACAACAAGCAGCTGGAGTCCCAGCTGCACcggctgagggagctgctgctgcag CCTCCGGCTGAGTCAGATGGCAACAGCTCAGCAGCCTCTTCCTTGGCTTCATCTCCACATCAGTCTGAAGGCAGCCAGGCAAAGGAGAGGGAGCACAGCACCCCAGACACCAAAGCTGCAG ATGAGGTGGAAGCCAAAACCCAGGAAGTCAGTGTGTGCCTGGAAGACATCATGGAGAAGCTGCGGAGCGCCTTCCCCAACTCTCGAG ACCCTTCTCCAGCAAAGATTGAGGCCCCAGTTACCTGCCAAGATGGAAGTGATGGTGCAAGCTCTCCTAGCTGCTCATGGATGGCTCTTCCCAGAAGGGATGAGGACTGGGTGATGTGTGTATGGACAGTGGTCTACTTGCCCAGTTGGGTTTGGTGTTGGTCTTTCTGCTATcctgctgggctccagccctggagcagctctcagcccctTGCCTAG